The segment tttatttacgATGATTATGAGCAACTGTTGGATCAATACAGATGTGTTTGGTATAAAAAAGAGCCAGTGGGGGCAAAAAGACTTTTGATGTAAGAATGTTTCAACAAATCAACCGCAACCTCTAAGTGTTTCTCTCACCTCTCAGGTCTGCGAAGAACAGAAATGCGAGGAGGAGGTTTTCCCCCTAGCTATGAACTATTTGGACAGATTTTTATCAGTGGAGGGCACCAGGAAAACCCGACTACAGCTGCTGGGAGCCACATGCATGTTTCTAGCATCTAAGATGAAGGAGACCGTTCCCTTAACAGCAGAGAAACTCTGTATCTACACAGACAACTCCATTCAGCCTGGAGAACTACTGGTAATTGCCGACTTCAGTCATGGATGATGTATAACACACATTGTACCTACATTAGCAGCAAACATTGGAGAGCACATGACCAGAACAGTGTAACACTTGATCTGATTTGTCAATGTCACGTGATCATTAAGTATACATTTgttgaaacaacacaaataaatatggtTAAATTGAAGAAAATAGAAACGCAGCTTTGGTGCAGTGGTGGCTAAATTACCGTCTGAGACTTTTCCATGGTGACTAGAAGGCCTCTCTTATTTCATGAATGGTCTCAGTGACTGCCAAGAAAACCCAGACTCACAGCGACAGCCAGTGGCTTCATGATAGAGGTGCACTGAACATGAAGAACCACAGTCTCACTGTTCTCTGTTGAGTTATTGATGTTTCTGTTACCATTGCTGTGATTCCATCTAGGTGGAGACAGTTCCTGATATTTCATGTGCATGTAGTATTTAGAGATGGTaatgttaatataataaatacaattatgAAGTACATATGTCTTGTATCCCAGACTCACAAGAACCTTACAATACTTAAGAGCAAATTATAtaagaataatttaaataatgaaaaaagtaaTACAAGAACCTTGGTTGTAGTCAATATGGTGGTGAAATGACAAAGTGGGACTGCTGTAGTAAGCGAACGCTACAGCAGATGTGAGGAGTAGCAAATTTTTCTCTTGCAGTAAGTGGGTCAGTTTGAGTGAATGTGTTTGGTCTGGTCCATCCACAGCAAATGGAACTGCTGGTTCTCAACAAGCTGAAGTGGGATCTGGCTTCAGTCACACCCCACGACTTCATTGAGCACTTCCTGTCAAAGCTGAAGATCTACCCGTCCACCAAGCAGATCCTGAGGAAGCATGCCCAGACCTTTGTTGCTCTCTGTGCTACAGGTAATGCACCCATGTCGATATAGGAAGTTCTGCTTTCTATATGAACAGACAAAATATATACATgcattatttgtatagccccaaatcataatatacattaacTCAAGGCAGAGAAGGTCTTGACCTTAAAAATGATGGGGAAACCCATCAGTTCCCACAGTGAACAACCATTTTAGCGACTGTGGAGATACAAATAAACCTCTAGTCGAACCAGCCTCTGTATtggtggcagagagagagagagagagcatgaaaACAGTTATTCTACTGTCATTTGTGTTCTGACAGACAAGCTGTtatcaaaaaaaaacatgagggatatttttgtatattcaAACTGTGTTTTGTCCAATAGATGTTAACTTCATTGCCAGTCCTCCATCAATGGTGGCAGCGGGAAGTGTGGTTGCAGCTGTTCAAGGTCTCTACCTGAAGAGTCAAGATGCCTCCTTGTCCTCCCAAAACCTCACCAACTTCCTGTCGCAAGTCATTCGCAGTGACCCGGTATGCAAACGGTCACACACCCAAAGCCATATTTGAATGGGTTTTTCAATGTCTTGGTTCAgtgttgattttgttttgcttgCAGGACTGCCTACGTTCATGTCAGGAGCAGATAGAGTCTTTGCTAGAGTTGAGCCTGCGGCAGGCTCAGCAACATAGCAGCACAACAGAAACCAAACTAATGGACGACGACGTGGACCTGTCCTGCACTCCAACAGACGTCAGAGACATAAACATCTGAATTATCAACAGCTGCGTTGCACGATGACCTGATGATCATCAGTTATGGATAGAGGTTGTTGAAGAGACTGCTGAGGAGAGGGGTGTGCCCTAGTTTAAATCAGCCCCTCATGCCTCTTCAACCTGTTGGTCTACTATCCTATCCAACATGTCACGCCATCTGCTATGACTGCCAAAAAGGGACAGAGCGCCCTCTGCAGGCCCTGCAGTAAACCCCACGTTACATTTCCTGCTAGTGTCCCCTCCCATCCTTGGAAATGAACTGAACACTAGACAAGTGCCAGGAGAAAAACTATGAATATTGATGACCTGTGTGGGCTGGAAGTGAagccacaaaaacacacttttacttgttgttttattcttgtttactaaaatgttaaaataggAATGATACAATTACAGCAGACTCAACTTGCCTACTAAAACATCACAAAGTGTCAAGAAAGTAGGTCTTTGTAGTTTGTCTTCAGGTCTTCATCTGAAATCTGACATGTACTATAGAGAATAGGCCTTCTTTTCATATCTTTGTTGTACCTAGAATGTTTTAGACTTCCTGTTTAAGCTCgtctttttttgtcttgttgCCGTGTAGACAGTCATATACCCCTGATTGCTTATGTTTAGTCACTTTATTATATATCCTTTTGACACTTCTATCAATTAGTCTTATACCTcttccaaactttttttttttttaaaccaagtcTAGTGTGAGAAGCTCTGTTTTACCACCCTGTGGACTGTGGACTGCTGAGGTTAAGGTGTGTACAAATGGAATTCTGTGTTCATTTGTTGGTTCTGTGTTCATTTGTTGGTTGCACTTAAACCATTTCACCTCACTACAAACAAGATCAAGTAGATGCACACAAAAGCAGAGCAATCCACATCTAGTTATATTGTCTTTGTCTGATTagtttttaaagcacttttgGTCAGCACTGCTGGCTTGTCTAAAAAGATCACCGTGATAAAGTTTGTGAAACAGCATGAAAATGGAATGGGGCTTTGACCAGTTGTTACAAGCGTACAAATGattcattcacaaaaaaatgtttaaaacaagaCTGAATACTCCTGGACACTGATTTACGTTTCGTACAGTCAGTGGATCACTTAACATGCCTTTTAAATCTCAGGTTGGAGTTTTTGTCCAACAAATATTTCACACAGGCAGAGCCTCACCTGCATTTTAAGAAATATCATTGTTAGGTGATCTTCGGTGTGCAGAGCCAAAGGCTCACAGAAGCTAATGTAAGAGTTAAAataatacttttctttttttttaaagcttggATTTTCAAGTTTGCTAGCCAGGCTTCACCTACTGACATTTAACTCAAGAGCAGCTTTGCCATCAATGCTTATAAACCTAAAACTCCACTCTGCCTCTAAATTGCCAAGGGAGCATCTCCTCCATTGTTCAAGCTCTGTTCAAATACTGCACATGGATTCTTGGATGCAGATGAAGCTTAAAAGAAAGGGTGAGAGTTGAAACTATTGATGTGATTTTGCACAAACCTAATAGACATGGGCTGCATTTTTTGGGGACCTGCTTAAAAAGATGAGCAAACTTGACAAGAGTACCAAGGGGTGAGACAACAAAGAGCAACAAGGATTATGGCTCAACAGTGAGGTGTGTCCTAACTCTGTCAAGTCAGGGTTCCTACACAGGACTTAATTTTGATTGTGTCAAACTGTGTAGGAACCCTGTGAATTAGTTTTCTGATTGTACATTAAGGATAGAGAATAGGAGAGAAACACTCCCTGTATTCTGCTGCTATAGGAAATAAATTCCAGctacatgttaaaaaaaaatgttatggatTTAAATCAATGCTTTCTCATGTTTGCTGCTACATTTGTACACATAAATGTCAATATTCTGCCATTCTAGTTTGGAATTTTCGAatagaaaaatgtgttatttacaTCCTCAGCTTTTATGTAGATTATATGTGATACATTTTTGGTTTTTCTAATAATGTAATATGATTCTCCATACTATTCcaaaaaacaaggaaaaactAGACAATGTACTGAAATGCTTTGATCCACAATACCTCAAGTGACAGTCAAGATATATCTCTAATTTaggtatttgtatttgtttagctcttattctattctacttgttggTTCAGTACCTACTTGCTCTGTTAAATCTGTTTGAGGTGAAACATCCATGAAGGAAACCCACAATGCCATGGCATTCTTTGATGCTGGTGCCATAACAGTAAATGGGATATGTATAACTCTGTTGAGTGTGAAGCTGTCTCGGTGAAAGAGACTGTATCCCCCTTTAGGCACATAGTTGCCTTCGTTCCTCccccttttttatatttatgaaagaaaaaaaagctttttgtttcatgtttcaaaCTTTTGGTTAAGTGATTTGAGTATATAAATAgattcagtgtcttgctcagtAAGCCatagacttttttttgttttg is part of the Pleuronectes platessa chromosome 1, fPlePla1.1, whole genome shotgun sequence genome and harbors:
- the ccnd1 gene encoding G1/S-specific cyclin-D1 produces the protein MEDQLLCCEVDSIRRAYQDVNLLNDRVLQTMLKAEETYLPSPNYFKCVQKDIIPKMRKIVSTWMLEVCEEQKCEEEVFPLAMNYLDRFLSVEGTRKTRLQLLGATCMFLASKMKETVPLTAEKLCIYTDNSIQPGELLQMELLVLNKLKWDLASVTPHDFIEHFLSKLKIYPSTKQILRKHAQTFVALCATDVNFIASPPSMVAAGSVVAAVQGLYLKSQDASLSSQNLTNFLSQVIRSDPDCLRSCQEQIESLLELSLRQAQQHSSTTETKLMDDDVDLSCTPTDVRDINI